Proteins encoded in a region of the Zunongwangia endophytica genome:
- a CDS encoding DoxX family protein, whose amino-acid sequence MQYPWHLYLMGFMYTIAGINHFIKPKMYVRIMPLYIPAHLNMVYLSGIAEIILGIAVCFSMTKNYAIYGIIAMLLIFFTVHFHMLSSPEAGAGLPKWLLILRILLQLLLIWWAWFYLKF is encoded by the coding sequence ATGCAATATCCATGGCATTTGTATTTAATGGGATTCATGTATACTATAGCTGGCATCAATCACTTTATAAAACCAAAAATGTATGTGAGGATCATGCCGCTATATATACCGGCGCACCTTAACATGGTTTATTTAAGTGGAATTGCTGAAATTATTCTGGGAATTGCGGTTTGCTTTTCTATGACTAAAAACTACGCGATATACGGAATTATTGCCATGTTGCTTATTTTTTTTACTGTTCACTTTCACATGCTTTCTTCTCCTGAAGCGGGCGCAGGATTACCAAAATGGCTTTTAATTCTTAGAATTCTGTTGCAGCTTTTATTAATTTGGTGGGCGTGGTTTTACCTGAAATTTTAA
- a CDS encoding HAD family hydrolase → MNYKIVFSDIDGTLLNGERELSDFTIKTIKEVKEKLPVVLISARMPDAMHHLQEELDIRELPIIAYNGGLVLVDDKPISSVEIPMDSLKAIHQFNTENNLDVHLSLYHHDEWYVPQTDFWSNREENNTKVSPQIKSNAEVIEKWTSENKGPHKIMAMGDEEKIDKISDFLSENYKDKLHFYRSNKNYLEVANKEISKFSAIQYLLDHHYKISTKDTIAFGDNYNDVEMVGGVGMGVAVSNARQEVKDVATKMTGHGKEDGVAKSLQAMFSL, encoded by the coding sequence ATGAATTATAAAATTGTCTTTTCAGACATCGACGGTACGCTCTTAAATGGAGAAAGAGAACTTTCCGATTTCACTATAAAAACTATTAAAGAAGTAAAAGAAAAACTACCTGTTGTATTAATTTCAGCTAGAATGCCAGATGCAATGCATCATCTGCAGGAAGAACTCGATATAAGAGAACTTCCCATAATTGCCTATAACGGCGGACTAGTTTTGGTTGACGATAAACCAATCAGCTCGGTAGAAATCCCAATGGATTCTCTAAAAGCGATACATCAATTTAATACTGAAAACAATCTTGATGTACACCTTAGTTTATACCACCACGATGAATGGTATGTGCCGCAAACCGATTTTTGGTCTAATCGCGAAGAAAATAATACTAAGGTAAGCCCCCAAATAAAATCAAATGCTGAAGTTATTGAAAAATGGACTTCAGAAAATAAAGGCCCGCATAAGATCATGGCCATGGGTGACGAAGAAAAAATAGATAAGATTAGCGATTTCTTAAGCGAAAATTATAAAGATAAACTTCACTTCTATCGCTCAAATAAAAACTATTTGGAAGTTGCCAATAAAGAGATTTCAAAATTTTCAGCAATTCAATATCTACTAGATCATCATTATAAAATATCTACTAAGGATACTATCGCTTTTGGTGATAATTACAATGATGTAGAAATGGTTGGCGGTGTAGGCATGGGTGTTGCCGTTTCGAATGCTCGCCAAGAGGTAAAAGACGTTGCTACTAAAATGACAGGACACGGAAAAGAAGATGGCGTAGCCAAAAGTCTTCAGGCAATGTTTTCATTATAA
- a CDS encoding Arc family DNA binding domain-containing protein, protein MAKKKAFALRVDEDMLKAVEKWASDEFRSTNGQIEWMLSKCLKEAKRHPKDKKKKTNEL, encoded by the coding sequence ATGGCTAAGAAAAAAGCATTTGCATTACGGGTAGATGAAGACATGCTAAAAGCTGTTGAGAAATGGGCTTCCGATGAATTTCGGAGTACCAATGGGCAGATTGAATGGATGCTTAGCAAATGTTTAAAAGAAGCAAAAAGACACCCTAAAGATAAAAAAAAGAAAACTAATGAATTATAA
- a CDS encoding S1/P1 nuclease encodes MKRVLIVLCVVLISNLSLANDIEWGKTGHRTTGEIAQVHLNRRAKKAIDKLLNGNSLAFVANHGDDIKSDPSYRKYSPWHYVNIDPEATEYDAEHASEDGDLVGGIRKCIEVLEDKNASREDKQFHLKMLVHFVGDLHQPFHVGHAADLGGNRVDVEWFGKKTNIHSVWDSKMIDSYQMSYTELAENRDELSKMQIKAIESGNLLDWVYESRDLAEELYKSVEEDNDLGYKYMYQWFPTVRQQLQKGGIRLAKILNEIYG; translated from the coding sequence ATGAAAAGAGTATTGATTGTACTTTGCGTCGTATTAATTAGCAATCTTAGTTTAGCCAACGATATAGAGTGGGGCAAAACAGGCCATAGAACCACTGGTGAAATTGCGCAAGTCCATTTAAACAGAAGAGCTAAGAAAGCAATTGATAAATTACTTAACGGGAATAGTCTTGCGTTTGTAGCAAATCATGGGGATGACATTAAAAGTGATCCTTCTTATAGAAAATATAGCCCTTGGCATTACGTAAATATAGATCCAGAGGCAACTGAATACGATGCTGAACATGCTAGTGAAGATGGCGATCTTGTTGGCGGAATTAGAAAGTGTATCGAAGTTCTGGAAGATAAAAACGCAAGTAGAGAAGATAAGCAGTTCCATTTAAAAATGCTTGTTCATTTTGTGGGAGATTTGCATCAACCATTTCACGTTGGGCATGCTGCAGATTTAGGAGGCAATAGAGTAGATGTAGAATGGTTTGGAAAAAAGACCAATATTCATAGTGTTTGGGACAGTAAAATGATCGATTCTTATCAGATGAGTTATACTGAACTTGCTGAAAATCGTGATGAATTAAGCAAAATGCAAATTAAGGCTATCGAGAGCGGAAACTTATTAGATTGGGTGTACGAGAGTAGAGATCTTGCTGAAGAATTATACAAATCTGTTGAAGAAGATAATGATCTTGGTTACAAATATATGTACCAGTGGTTTCCAACAGTTAGACAACAATTACAAAAGGGCGGTATACGTCTTGCAAAGATTTTAAATGAAATTTATGGCTAA
- a CDS encoding alpha/beta hydrolase: MKKILFILSILSINFCFAQFEDKDIEVNKYVHGTICEPSEKTEVAALIIAGSGPTDRDGNIPVINNHSLEMLAHGLAENNIASFRYDKRIFRLGELNLTEADLSFEDFIEDAVTGIHYLKDTLGYKKIVVIGHSQGSLVGMIAAKDRASGFISLAGPSEKMSTKIIEQVTNQSPAYGDTTRVHFQELQDTDTIKKVNPFLMSIFRPSVQQFIKSWDHYEPKKEIQELSIPILIINGDKDKQVSIEDAKALKIVVNDAELLLLKNMNHVLKSEAETRTNEEGELIVHPELIPALTKFIQEL; encoded by the coding sequence ATGAAAAAAATACTATTCATATTATCGATTTTGAGCATCAATTTTTGTTTCGCTCAATTTGAAGATAAAGATATAGAAGTGAATAAATATGTTCACGGTACAATCTGCGAGCCTTCAGAAAAAACCGAAGTTGCCGCACTGATTATCGCAGGATCTGGACCTACCGATCGCGATGGTAATATTCCAGTTATAAATAATCATAGTCTAGAAATGTTAGCACATGGCTTGGCTGAAAATAATATTGCTAGCTTTCGATACGACAAAAGAATTTTTAGACTTGGTGAACTCAACCTAACGGAAGCTGATCTTTCTTTCGAAGATTTTATTGAAGATGCGGTTACCGGAATCCACTACTTAAAAGATACATTGGGCTATAAAAAAATAGTCGTAATTGGCCATAGCCAGGGATCTCTAGTTGGTATGATTGCCGCAAAAGATCGTGCTTCTGGCTTTATTTCTCTTGCCGGGCCTTCAGAAAAAATGAGCACTAAAATCATAGAGCAGGTGACCAATCAATCACCCGCTTATGGGGACACAACAAGAGTTCACTTTCAGGAATTACAAGATACCGATACGATCAAAAAAGTAAATCCATTTTTGATGAGTATTTTTAGACCATCGGTACAACAATTCATAAAATCCTGGGATCACTACGAACCTAAAAAAGAAATCCAAGAATTGTCCATTCCTATCTTAATTATCAACGGTGATAAAGATAAGCAGGTGAGTATTGAAGATGCAAAAGCCTTAAAAATTGTGGTAAATGATGCTGAATTGTTACTTTTGAAAAATATGAATCATGTTTTAAAATCTGAAGCCGAAACACGAACAAATGAAGAGGGAGAATTGATAGTGCATCCGGAGTTAATCCCAGCACTAACAAAATTCATTCAGGAATTATAG
- a CDS encoding SPFH domain-containing protein produces MTQEKSSSPSNGYFMLFIFAILFLGSILGFIAIKNPWFILGIFLAILLAPGFILVNPNESRVLLLFGDYRGTVKKNGLFWVNPFYTKKKISLRARNFDSERLKVNDKLGNPVMISTILVWRVNDTYKASFDVDNFENFVVVQTDAAVRKLASMYPYDNFADEGLDEDITLRSSVNEVSDALEKELDERLEIAGIEVLESRIGYLAYANEIASAMLKRQQATAIVAARHKIVEGAVSMVEMALDELSKKEIVNLDEERRAAMVSNLMVILCGDKDASPVVNAGTLNH; encoded by the coding sequence ATGACACAAGAAAAATCTTCATCTCCATCGAATGGCTATTTCATGCTTTTCATCTTTGCAATCCTATTTCTCGGAAGTATTTTAGGCTTTATTGCTATCAAAAATCCATGGTTTATTTTAGGAATTTTCTTAGCCATCTTGCTTGCACCGGGGTTTATTCTAGTGAATCCTAATGAATCGCGGGTGCTTTTATTATTTGGAGATTATCGCGGTACTGTAAAAAAGAATGGTCTTTTTTGGGTGAATCCTTTTTACACCAAAAAGAAGATTTCTTTGCGTGCCAGAAACTTTGACAGTGAACGACTGAAAGTAAACGATAAACTGGGAAACCCGGTAATGATAAGCACTATCTTGGTTTGGCGTGTAAATGATACTTACAAAGCCTCTTTTGATGTTGATAATTTTGAAAATTTTGTAGTGGTCCAAACCGATGCAGCGGTTAGAAAGCTGGCTAGCATGTATCCTTACGATAATTTTGCAGATGAAGGTTTAGATGAAGATATTACCTTAAGAAGTAGTGTTAACGAAGTGAGCGATGCACTAGAAAAAGAACTAGATGAGCGCTTAGAAATCGCCGGAATCGAAGTGTTAGAATCCCGTATTGGTTATTTGGCTTATGCTAACGAAATTGCCAGTGCAATGCTTAAAAGACAACAAGCCACAGCTATTGTAGCCGCTCGACATAAAATCGTTGAAGGCGCCGTTAGTATGGTAGAAATGGCTTTGGATGAATTAAGTAAAAAAGAAATTGTGAATCTAGATGAAGAACGCCGTGCTGCCATGGTAAGCAATCTAATGGTGATACTTTGTGGCGATAAAGATGCCTCTCCCGTTGTAAATGCCGGTACACTTAACCATTAA
- a CDS encoding alpha-ketoglutarate-dependent dioxygenase AlkB family protein, translating to MQQFDLPQAKLIYDSDFLNSEFANSVFEELYNETNWIQEPIKIFGKEMMQPRLTNLFGKKSYSYSNIVMKPNPLPEVLLQLEEKIEEAADSKFNVCLANLYRDGRDSMGWHSDDEKELGKNPIIASVSLGGERMFHLQHKTKKELKQKFVLAHGSLLIMAGETQHYWKHQLPKTKKQVSPRINLTFRQILD from the coding sequence ATGCAACAATTTGATCTTCCCCAGGCCAAATTAATATATGATTCCGATTTTTTAAATTCTGAATTTGCAAACTCGGTTTTCGAAGAGTTATATAATGAAACCAACTGGATTCAGGAACCCATTAAAATCTTCGGAAAAGAAATGATGCAACCAAGGTTGACGAATCTTTTTGGCAAGAAGTCTTATTCCTATTCGAATATCGTAATGAAACCTAATCCTTTACCTGAAGTACTTCTGCAATTAGAAGAAAAGATTGAAGAAGCGGCAGATTCAAAATTCAATGTTTGTCTAGCTAATTTATATCGCGATGGGCGGGACAGTATGGGATGGCACAGTGATGATGAAAAAGAACTGGGAAAAAACCCGATTATCGCCTCGGTAAGTTTAGGAGGAGAAAGGATGTTTCATCTTCAGCATAAAACAAAAAAAGAGCTAAAACAAAAATTTGTTCTAGCTCATGGTAGTTTACTTATAATGGCAGGGGAAACTCAGCATTACTGGAAACATCAGCTTCCTAAAACTAAAAAACAAGTTTCGCCACGAATTAACCTCACTTTTAGGCAAATCTTGGATTAG
- the htpG gene encoding molecular chaperone HtpG: MATGKINVSVDNIFPLIKKFLYSDHEIFLRELISNATDATLKLKHLTNIGETDVDYGNPVIDIKVDKENKKIHITDQGIGMTKEEVEKYINEVAFSGAEEFLDKYKDSAKDSGIIGHFGLGFYSAFMVAHKVEIITKSYKDEPAAHWTCEGTTQFTLEDSDKQERGTEIILHVNEEDEEFLEDNRIEELLVKYNKFMPIPIRFGTKEETLPLPDDAPEDAKPETKTVDNIINNPNPAWTKQPTDLEEKEYNDFYRELYPMQFEDPLFHIHLNVDYPFNLTGILYFPKMTQDMSVQKDKIQLYQNQVFVTDNVEGIVPEFLTMLRGVIDSPDIPLNVSRSYLQADGAVKKISSYITRKVADKLKSLFNNNREDFQEKWNDIKVVIEYGMLTEDKFFEKAQKFALYPTIDNEYYTFEELKETIKDNQTDKEGNLVVLYASNQNEQHSYIQAAKDKGYKVLLLDSPIISHLLQKLESSEEKVTFTRVDSDHVDNLIKTDEEKISKLSDDEKEKLKGDFEKVVPKEKYTIQMEAMDSDAAPLIITQPEFMRRMKEMQQTGGGGMFGMGNMPEMYNLVVNTNHPLTSEILGAEEETQQRLIKQSLDLARLSQNLLKGEELTNFIKRSFDMVK; encoded by the coding sequence ATGGCAACTGGAAAGATTAATGTATCTGTAGATAACATTTTCCCGCTGATTAAGAAGTTTCTTTACAGCGACCACGAAATTTTCCTTAGAGAATTAATTTCTAACGCTACCGATGCAACATTAAAATTAAAACACCTTACAAATATTGGTGAAACAGATGTTGATTATGGTAATCCTGTAATTGACATTAAAGTAGATAAAGAGAACAAAAAAATCCATATTACCGATCAGGGTATTGGGATGACCAAAGAAGAAGTTGAAAAATACATCAACGAAGTAGCTTTCTCTGGTGCTGAAGAATTTCTGGACAAATATAAAGATTCTGCTAAAGATAGTGGTATAATTGGGCATTTTGGACTTGGTTTCTACTCGGCATTTATGGTTGCCCATAAAGTAGAAATTATAACAAAATCTTATAAAGATGAACCTGCAGCGCACTGGACTTGTGAGGGAACTACACAGTTTACCTTAGAAGATTCTGACAAGCAAGAACGCGGTACAGAAATTATTCTTCATGTAAACGAAGAGGATGAAGAATTTTTAGAAGATAATAGAATTGAAGAGCTATTGGTGAAGTATAACAAGTTTATGCCTATCCCAATTCGATTTGGAACCAAAGAAGAAACACTTCCGCTTCCTGATGATGCTCCAGAAGATGCTAAGCCAGAAACGAAGACAGTTGATAATATTATCAACAACCCAAATCCAGCTTGGACAAAACAGCCTACAGATTTAGAAGAAAAGGAATATAACGATTTTTATCGTGAGTTGTATCCAATGCAATTCGAGGATCCTTTATTCCATATTCACTTAAATGTAGACTATCCGTTTAATCTTACTGGGATTCTTTATTTCCCTAAGATGACTCAGGATATGAGCGTTCAAAAAGATAAAATTCAGCTTTACCAAAACCAGGTTTTCGTAACTGATAATGTTGAAGGTATTGTTCCTGAATTTTTGACCATGTTACGCGGAGTTATCGATTCACCAGATATTCCTTTAAACGTATCTCGTTCTTATCTTCAGGCAGATGGTGCAGTGAAGAAAATTTCAAGCTATATCACAAGAAAAGTTGCTGATAAATTGAAATCACTGTTCAACAATAATCGTGAAGATTTCCAAGAAAAATGGAATGATATTAAAGTGGTTATCGAATACGGTATGCTTACCGAAGATAAATTTTTCGAAAAAGCGCAGAAATTTGCTCTTTACCCGACAATCGATAACGAGTACTATACTTTTGAAGAATTAAAAGAAACGATAAAAGATAACCAAACCGATAAGGAAGGTAATCTTGTTGTTCTTTATGCTTCTAATCAAAATGAGCAACACAGCTACATCCAGGCTGCGAAAGACAAAGGTTATAAAGTATTGTTATTAGATTCTCCTATTATTTCTCACCTGTTACAGAAATTAGAATCTTCAGAAGAAAAAGTTACGTTTACCAGAGTAGATTCTGATCATGTAGATAACCTCATCAAAACCGATGAAGAGAAAATCTCTAAATTATCTGATGATGAGAAAGAGAAATTAAAAGGTGATTTTGAAAAAGTTGTGCCAAAAGAAAAGTATACTATTCAAATGGAAGCGATGGATAGTGATGCAGCGCCACTTATAATCACGCAGCCAGAGTTTATGCGTAGAATGAAAGAAATGCAACAAACCGGTGGCGGTGGTATGTTTGGAATGGGTAACATGCCAGAGATGTACAATCTTGTGGTAAATACAAACCATCCATTAACATCTGAAATTCTAGGTGCAGAAGAAGAAACTCAACAACGTCTAATTAAACAGTCTTTAGACCTTGCGAGACTTTCACAAAACCTTCTAAAAGGTGAAGAATTGACTAACTTTATCAAGCGTAGCTTTGATATGGTGAAATAA
- a CDS encoding tetratricopeptide repeat-containing hybrid sensor histidine kinase/response regulator: MTKKILILGFLANLASLSLDAQVSKDSLENLLETSIQYFDNYNYHKGIQCSMNLIGLAEKEAGQNYYLYHAHNNLGTAYEELRDTTRAKSHYIKSLKFAAAADNDTLLMWSYNNLGNIYSEASDNYQKGIDYYNRVIDLATKLDNKEELIAPNINIAWTYLDNDQASKAKTYLDNATKILKNQEMSYINAELNTLYGRYFLASNEIDSAEVYFENAVNIVNRDSLEYEGAEAYKWYAEMLFKAGNYQEAYNALKQQNFYDSKTFEHIKTTQIQAANARFDVNEYQKNLEIARKEKEYQQKIIDKSNEKLILLIVAAIVLSIILIFLYKINSSRRVLISELQEKNLELQKSKEATERLSNLKTQFFSTVSHELRTPLYGVIGLTSLLLEDKHLKSHQDDLKSLKFSADYLLALINDVLQINKMESKEVKIENNPFHLGDLLHSITNTLEFTRIQNRNKMHLEIDEVVPQYLIGDSVRLSQIMVNLMGNALKFTERGNIWVRVKRVEETSEECKLQFEVEDDGIGIPQSKQKEIFEEFSQIKPTNYNYQGTGLGLPIVKKMLKLFESDIHLNSIENKGSNFSFEICFQIDKEKLDLSKAETENTNSSIPEDMPKDLQSRILIVDDNRINQIVTKRILEQKKFDCEIAQDGNEAVEKVKDGNFDLVLMDVNMPGISGMEATRKIREFNIEIPVIALTAVEVEEIREEIHNAGMNDIIIKPYDTQQFYQVVYRNIMPIVL; encoded by the coding sequence TTGACAAAAAAAATACTCATCTTAGGATTTTTAGCAAATCTGGCATCTTTATCTTTGGATGCCCAGGTGAGTAAGGATAGCCTTGAAAATCTATTAGAGACTTCTATACAGTATTTTGATAATTATAATTATCATAAGGGTATCCAATGCTCAATGAATTTGATAGGCTTGGCTGAAAAGGAAGCGGGTCAGAATTATTATTTATATCATGCTCATAATAATTTAGGAACTGCCTACGAAGAGCTAAGAGACACCACCAGAGCTAAATCTCATTACATAAAATCTTTAAAGTTTGCAGCTGCAGCAGATAATGATACTTTGCTGATGTGGTCTTATAATAATTTAGGAAATATTTATTCTGAGGCTAGCGATAATTATCAAAAGGGTATCGATTATTATAACCGAGTAATAGATCTTGCTACCAAATTAGATAATAAAGAAGAACTTATAGCTCCAAACATTAATATTGCCTGGACCTATCTTGATAACGATCAAGCTTCTAAAGCGAAAACGTATTTAGATAATGCCACAAAAATTCTGAAAAATCAGGAGATGTCTTATATAAATGCTGAACTTAATACGCTTTATGGTAGGTATTTCTTAGCATCAAATGAAATTGATTCTGCCGAGGTCTATTTTGAAAATGCAGTAAATATTGTAAATCGCGATAGCTTAGAATACGAAGGTGCCGAAGCTTATAAGTGGTACGCTGAAATGCTTTTCAAAGCAGGAAACTATCAAGAAGCCTATAACGCTTTAAAGCAGCAAAATTTTTATGATTCGAAAACTTTTGAGCATATAAAGACTACTCAAATACAGGCCGCTAATGCGAGATTCGACGTTAATGAATATCAAAAAAATCTGGAAATTGCTAGAAAAGAAAAGGAATATCAACAGAAAATAATCGACAAATCTAACGAAAAGCTCATTCTACTGATAGTTGCCGCTATTGTCTTATCTATAATCTTGATATTTCTTTACAAAATCAACAGTTCACGAAGAGTATTAATTAGCGAGCTGCAAGAAAAAAATCTGGAGCTCCAAAAATCGAAAGAAGCGACCGAGCGGCTTTCTAATCTGAAAACACAATTTTTTTCTACCGTAAGCCATGAGCTTAGAACACCACTGTACGGCGTTATTGGCTTAACCTCTTTATTGCTTGAAGATAAACATCTAAAGAGTCATCAAGATGATTTGAAGTCTCTAAAGTTCTCAGCAGATTATCTTCTCGCTTTAATAAACGATGTACTGCAAATTAATAAAATGGAATCTAAAGAGGTGAAAATAGAAAACAACCCATTTCATTTAGGAGATTTGCTGCATAGTATTACGAATACACTTGAATTTACCCGAATTCAGAATAGAAATAAAATGCATCTTGAAATTGATGAAGTTGTACCTCAATATTTAATAGGAGACTCGGTAAGATTGTCACAAATAATGGTGAATCTTATGGGAAATGCTTTAAAATTCACCGAGAGAGGAAACATTTGGGTACGGGTAAAACGTGTGGAAGAAACTTCAGAGGAATGCAAACTTCAATTTGAAGTAGAGGACGACGGTATCGGAATACCGCAAAGCAAGCAAAAAGAGATTTTCGAAGAATTTTCTCAAATAAAACCTACTAACTATAATTACCAGGGAACAGGTTTAGGTTTACCAATTGTGAAAAAGATGCTTAAATTATTCGAATCTGATATTCATTTAAATAGCATTGAGAATAAAGGTTCAAATTTTAGTTTTGAAATCTGTTTTCAGATAGATAAAGAAAAATTAGATTTGTCTAAAGCTGAAACGGAAAATACAAACAGTTCTATACCAGAAGATATGCCTAAAGACTTACAAAGTCGTATTTTAATCGTTGATGATAATCGCATAAATCAGATCGTAACCAAGAGAATTTTAGAGCAGAAAAAATTTGATTGTGAAATTGCCCAAGATGGGAATGAAGCTGTAGAAAAAGTTAAGGATGGCAACTTTGATCTGGTTTTAATGGATGTAAATATGCCCGGAATAAGCGGGATGGAAGCTACCCGAAAAATACGGGAATTTAATATTGAAATTCCTGTGATTGCTTTAACTGCTGTAGAAGTAGAAGAAATTAGAGAGGAAATTCACAATGCAGGGATGAATGATATCATCATTAAACCCTATGATACACAGCAATTCTATCAGGTAGTTTATAGAAATATTATGCCGATAGTTTTATAG